GTGGGCGGCTATCGACAGCGCCGGCAGTGGGCGGCTATCGACAGCGCCGGCTAGCGACAGCGCGCCGGCAGCCGCCCGCGCTCGCCGATCGCCTGGCGCATCATCAGCCGCTTGACCGGCACCAGCCGGTCGGCTCCGCTCAACCCGACGTTGCGCAGCAGCCGCAGCGCCGGAGTTCGGGCGCCGAACAGCAACCTGAAACCATCCATCAATGCCAGCATCAGGCTATTGTCGCCGCGCCGTCGCCGTGCGTAGCGCGACAGGATGCGCACGTCGCCGAGGCCGGCACCGCGGTCGCGCGCCGCGAGCAGCTCCTCGGCGAGTACCGCGGCGTCCATCAGTCCCAGGTTGACGCCCTGGCCGGCCAGCGGATGAATGTTGTGGGCGGCATCGCCGATCAGCGCCAGCCCCGGCTCGACGTAATGCGCGGCGTGACGCTGGGTCAGCGGAAAGCGCGCCGTGGCGCCGGTCACCGTCACGCCGCCCAGGCGCTGCTCGAACGCCTCGCCCAGTTCGCCGGCCAATGCCTCGTCGGGCAGCGCGGCGAGACGCGCGGCCTCGTCGGACGCCGTCGACCAGACGATCGAGCAGTAGTGCGCATCGCCATCCACCGTCAGCGGCAAAAACGCCAGCGGCCCGTCGCCGCGGAAGACCTGACGGGCGACGCCGCCGTGGGGCCGCTCGCAGCGCACCGTGGTCACCAGCGCCGCCTGACCGGTGTCGCGTTCGCGCACGGCGATCTCGGCCAGCTCGCGCAGCTGCGAGCGCGCGCCGTCGGCGGCGATAACCAGCGGCGCCTGCAACCGGCGGCCGTCGTCGAGTATCAATCGACGTCCGCTGGCCGGGCTCTGCAAGGCCTTAAGCCGCACGCCGTAATCGATGCGCACCGAGGGCAACGCCTGCAGGCGCGCCTCCAGCGCGGCAAGCACCACCGCGTTCTCGACGATGTGCCCCAGCGTCGCGACCCCCACCTCGTCGGCATGAAAGCGGATCTCGCCGCTGCCTTCGCCGTCCCAGACCTGCATGCCGGTATAGGGCGTGGCGCGCCGCCCGGCGATCGCCGGCCACACACCGAGGTTGCTGAGCAAGCGCTCACTAACTGGCGTCAGCGCGCTGACCCGCGCCGCCGGCGGGCCCTTGCCCACCGCCTCGCCATCGAGCGGCCGCCCCCGGCTCTCGAGCACGCGCACGGCAATACCCGCCTCGCCGAGCAGCAGCGCCAGCGTGGCGCCGACCAGCCCGCCACCGACGACGATCACCTGCTCGGTGAACTCCCTGTCCTGCGGCGGGGCTTTTTCTTGCGACGAGGCTTGTCGAGCCGCCGCGGCATCGCTGTCTGTCATGAGTCGTTGTCCTTTGCCGTGTAGCCGTTGCAGTTACTAGCGTTCGATGCCCATCGCCCGCCTGGCCAATGTCCGGCGCAGCGGCCCGGCCAGATTGAGCCCCACCAACCCCGCCGCACGGGCGTGGGAAAGGAGGGGATGGTCGAGGCCGAACAGCCGGATCAGCCCATCGCTGAAACGGATCACGGTGTGGCTATCGCGTTCGCGGCGCGCCTCGAAATCCTGCATGACGCGCATGTCGCCCGGCCCCTGGCCGGTCGTCAGCCCCGCCTCGAGCGCCGCCACCAGGTCCATCACTCCGCGCAGCGCCAGGTTGAAGCCCTGGCCGGCGACCGGGTGCAGCGAGTGCGCGGCGTTGCCCAGCACCGCCAGCCCCGGACGCGCCGTTTCCTTCGCGGTCACCAGCGACAGCGGGTAGACGTGACGGGCGCCGACCCGCCGGAAGCGCCCCACCCGCTCGCCGAACGCCGCCTGCAGGCGCGCCAGGAAGGCCGCGTCGTCGAGCGCCAGGATCGCCTGTTCGCGACCCTGCTGGTGGGTCCAGATCAATTCCATGCGGTTGCCCTTGAGCGGCAGCAGCGCCAGCGGGCCATCCGGCGCGAAGCGCTCGAAGGCCACGCCGCGATGCGGGCGGCTGACCTCGAGGGTGGCGATCAGCGCGCTCTGCTCGTAGGGGGTCGTCCGGCTAATGATCCCCAGGCGTTCCTTGAGCCCCGAACGCCCGCCATCGGCGAGTACGGTCAGCCCGGCTTCAAGGATTTCGCCGTTGGACAGCGCCAGGCGATGGCCGCCGGCCTGCGGGGCGATCGACTCGACCCGCGCGGGGCACTGCCAGTCGATCGCCTGCTCGCCCAGCCGCGCATGCAGCACGCGGCCCATCCAGGCATTGGGCATTACGTACCCCAGCGCGTGCATGCCCAACTCCCGGGCCGTCAGCCGGGTCGCGCCAAGCCGGCCGCGCTCGCTGACGTGAATGGTCTCGATGGCCGTGGCCTCACCGGCCAGGTCCGGCCACACCCCCAGCGTCTCGAAGTGCCAGCGCGAGCCCAGCGCGATGGCGCTGGCGCGCACGTCGAAGCTCGGCTGATAGTCCGCCAGGTCCGCCCTGGAAGGCACCGCCAGCGGCGCCGCCTCGATCACCGTCACCCGCAGCCCGTGGCGTTCGATCAGCGGCGCCAGCGCGCAGCCCAGGCTCGCGCCGACCAGGCCGCCGCCGACGATGGCGATATCTACCGGGGTTACGCCCATGAACTCTCCTTTGTTCTGTAGCGCGTGTTCGTGTAGCGCGCCCTGCTGCTCAAGCCTATTCCGGCTCTTTACGTAATTTACGTATGATTAAAAATCACGCACATCGACTTGATCAATTCTTGACCATCAGGGCTTCGATATCCTCGACCCGCTTGGGCGCATCCGCCGTCAGTACCTCATGGCCAGTGGCGGTGACCACCACGTCGTCCTCGATGCGGATGCCGATGCCGCGCAAGGCGGCCGGAATGTCGTCGTCGGCCGGAATGTACAGCCCGGGCTCGACGGTCAATACCATCCCCGGCTCGAGCTGGCGCGGCTCGCCATCGCGGCGCTGGCCGCCGACGTCGTGCACGTCGAGCCCCAACCAGTGGGAGGTCGAATGCAGGTAGAAGCGCTTATAGCTTTCGTCGTCGATGCGCGCGTCTAGCTCGTCTTCAACGCTGCCCTGCAGCAGACCCAGCTCGATCAGCCCGCGGGTCAGGTCGCGGACCACGCCGCGATGGATCTCGCCGAGCGTCGCCCCGGGGCGTACGGCCTCGACGGCACGCGTCTGCGCGGCGAGCACGATGTCGTAGACGCTGCGCTGGGTGGCGCTGAAGCGGCCGTTGACCGGGAAGGTACGGGTGATGTCGCCGGCATACAGCGCGAATTCGGCGCCGGCGTCGATCAGTACCAGCTCGCCGGCGGCGAGGGTCGCGGCGTTCTCGATGTAATGCAGCACGCAGGCGTTGGCGCCGCCGCCGACGATGGTGCTGTAAGCCGGGGCGCGAGCGCCGTGCCACTGGAACTCGTGCTCGAGCTCGGCCTGCAACTGATACTCGCCGAGTCCGGGACGGGCGCTGCGCATTGCGCGCACATGCGCCCGGGCGGAGATCCGTGCGGCGTGGCGCATGAGCTCGAGCTCGGCGTCGCTCTTGATCAGACGCTGCTCGTGAATCAGCGCTGCGACGTCGACCAGCGCTTCGGGCGCGCGGGCGCCCCGCCGCGCGCGGGCCAGCAACTGTTGGCGCACCTCCTCGGCGAGCGCCATCGCGCCGTCGTCGCCGAGCGGCAGGTAAAGATGCCGTCGGCCATCGAGCAGCGCCGCCAGGCGCTCGTCGCGCTCGCTGTTGGCGAAGGCCTGGTCGACGCCGTAGCGCTCGACCGCCGCCTCGGCGCCGACCCGGATACCGGTCCAGGCTTCCAGAGCGGGGTCCTTGTCGAGACAGAACAGGACCGCTTCGCCGTCCTCGCGATCGGGCAGCAGCAGCAGCAGCGCATCGGGCTCGGGAAAACCGCACAGGTAATGGAAATCGCTGTTCTGGCGGAAAGTGTATTCGCTGTCGTTGCTGCGCGTGACCAACGTTGCTGCCGGCAACAGCACCGCGCTCGAGCCCGGCAACCCGGCCATCAGCGCCTGGCGCCGCTGGCGGTATTCGTCGAGGCCGATGGCCGCAGGGCGGGGCGATGATGACCGGGGCGATGATGAATAGTGTAGTGTGTCGGGTGCCATGCGCGCTCCTTTTCATTGCGTCGACGACTCATCGCGTCAGCGACGCGCAATCATTGGGTGGGTGGCGGGGTATCGCCCTGTTCGACCTGGGGGCTGGCGGGGTGCTGTTCGGTGTACAGCAGCATCGCA
The genomic region above belongs to Halomonas zincidurans B6 and contains:
- a CDS encoding UbiH/UbiF/VisC/COQ6 family ubiquinone biosynthesis hydroxylase produces the protein MTDSDAAAARQASSQEKAPPQDREFTEQVIVVGGGLVGATLALLLGEAGIAVRVLESRGRPLDGEAVGKGPPAARVSALTPVSERLLSNLGVWPAIAGRRATPYTGMQVWDGEGSGEIRFHADEVGVATLGHIVENAVVLAALEARLQALPSVRIDYGVRLKALQSPASGRRLILDDGRRLQAPLVIAADGARSQLRELAEIAVRERDTGQAALVTTVRCERPHGGVARQVFRGDGPLAFLPLTVDGDAHYCSIVWSTASDEAARLAALPDEALAGELGEAFEQRLGGVTVTGATARFPLTQRHAAHYVEPGLALIGDAAHNIHPLAGQGVNLGLMDAAVLAEELLAARDRGAGLGDVRILSRYARRRRGDNSLMLALMDGFRLLFGARTPALRLLRNVGLSGADRLVPVKRLMMRQAIGERGRLPARCR
- the ubiH gene encoding 2-octaprenyl-6-methoxyphenyl hydroxylase; translated protein: MGVTPVDIAIVGGGLVGASLGCALAPLIERHGLRVTVIEAAPLAVPSRADLADYQPSFDVRASAIALGSRWHFETLGVWPDLAGEATAIETIHVSERGRLGATRLTARELGMHALGYVMPNAWMGRVLHARLGEQAIDWQCPARVESIAPQAGGHRLALSNGEILEAGLTVLADGGRSGLKERLGIISRTTPYEQSALIATLEVSRPHRGVAFERFAPDGPLALLPLKGNRMELIWTHQQGREQAILALDDAAFLARLQAAFGERVGRFRRVGARHVYPLSLVTAKETARPGLAVLGNAAHSLHPVAGQGFNLALRGVMDLVAALEAGLTTGQGPGDMRVMQDFEARRERDSHTVIRFSDGLIRLFGLDHPLLSHARAAGLVGLNLAGPLRRTLARRAMGIER
- the pepP gene encoding Xaa-Pro aminopeptidase, giving the protein MAPDTLHYSSSPRSSSPRPAAIGLDEYRQRRQALMAGLPGSSAVLLPAATLVTRSNDSEYTFRQNSDFHYLCGFPEPDALLLLLPDREDGEAVLFCLDKDPALEAWTGIRVGAEAAVERYGVDQAFANSERDERLAALLDGRRHLYLPLGDDGAMALAEEVRQQLLARARRGARAPEALVDVAALIHEQRLIKSDAELELMRHAARISARAHVRAMRSARPGLGEYQLQAELEHEFQWHGARAPAYSTIVGGGANACVLHYIENAATLAAGELVLIDAGAEFALYAGDITRTFPVNGRFSATQRSVYDIVLAAQTRAVEAVRPGATLGEIHRGVVRDLTRGLIELGLLQGSVEDELDARIDDESYKRFYLHSTSHWLGLDVHDVGGQRRDGEPRQLEPGMVLTVEPGLYIPADDDIPAALRGIGIRIEDDVVVTATGHEVLTADAPKRVEDIEALMVKN